AGAAAGAGTTGGGGAAAAAGGGTAAGAAGCTGACCCTGGGTCCAATACAGCAGGCCCCAGAACTTCCCACTAAGACGAGGACACTGCGAAGACATATGGACAGTAGGGATGGTGACAGCACAGGTAAGCTGTGCTTTATCAAGTTAATTCTCTGTGATGAGTTGCTTTCTTCATAGTGAGTGATTGTACTGATAAAGTTGAACCCTTTGCAGATGCAGCAGAAGCTGAGGTGGCTGGGCTGCCGATGCTCCCGAGGCCTCTCCTTGATAGCAACTTGAACGAAGATGATCGGCTCTTGActaaagataaagataaattcCGAATGAATCCcttcagttacataaaaaaaaagaagagaacagcCCCGGCACCCCCGAAACGCAGTAGCTCGTTTGGGAAGATGGATGGACACCTGGATCGTAGAGGACTCGGTCCCGACTGCAGAGAGGATTTCAACAACGGGGCTTCCACCAATGATGCCTTGCATGGCATTGACCCTTCCAGATTGGTTGGGTCTAACAGTACCACAGTAGTCGGAGTCACCAATGGGGCCCCAGCATATCCCGGACAGCTCTTCCCTTCTCATTCAAGGAAAAAGGGCACGGGCACAACATCAGGCAATGGAGGGAAACTCGCAACAACTCCGCCATCTGAGGAAGATCCTATGTCAAACTCCAAGCGCTTCCTAAGGTCTTCTTCCGCCTCTAGCATGCCCCCAGGGTCTGAGCGTACCGAATGGAAGTCGGTCACCCTGCCGCGTGACATACAGTCATCTCACTTTGACTCGGGCACCATCGGAGGCAAGCCGGCTCTGCCCCGCAAAAAAGCAGATTGCGTGCCACGTGGTGGCACCCTTACCCCGCCACCACGCCTTCCCAAGAAAACCGAGGATCCGTCAGACGAAGTGTTCAAGGACTCAGAGTCTAGTCCTGGATCAAGTCCTTTGACTCTGACACCAAAGCTCGGCCGTCGACCGCAAACGGAAAGCTCCAAAACGGGTGCCTTGCAAGCGGAGCTCTTCAAGCCCAATGTGTTTCCACCTTTGGGACCAGCTGGGGATGAATGCAGACCTCGTAGGCTCAAGCACACTTCTGAAGTCCCTGGACAAAGAGACAGGGAGAAGGGGAAGTTCGCGAAACCTAAACCTGCTCCTCCTCCGCCTCCTGTCTCGAGCGCCAAATCTGGAAAGACTTCGAGGAGTCCCACTTTTGATGTTTCTTCGGATGCCAAAGTCAAGGGTTCCTCTGAAATGAACCCTCCTAGTCCCAGCTCCACAGAACAAGGCAGGGGAAGTCTTTCCCAGGAAAGTGCCAAAAAATTGCCGAAAAACACCTCGAAAGTGCAGCCCCCAAAGACCTCGTCTACATCTCCGACCGGTCAGCTACCAGGAATGGGAACGGCTGTCGGCGACTCGGGATCTAACTTCATTCCACTCATGACGACTCGGCGGTCGCTAAGGAAAACACGCCAGCCGTCGGAGAGACTGTCCAACTCTTGCATCACGCGTGAGATGGTCTTGGAGAGCACAGAACTCCTGCGAGCCGCCATTGGCCGGATTTCAGAGCAGACCGGAAGCCACAGTGCGGTGTTGGAAGCCGGCAAGAACCTGTCCAAGTATTGCGTGAGCTATGTCGAGTCCATCCAGCAGATGCGGAACAAGTTTGCTTTCCGCGAAGCCATCAATAAGTTGGAGAACAGTCTACGTGAGCTACAGATCTGCCCTGCTGCCACTGGGGGAGCCAACACGCCACAAGACTTTTCAAAGCTGCTTTCCTCTGTCAAGGAGATCAGTGACATTGTTCAGAGGTAGCTGAGAAGAGCATGGATGGAACCAATATCTAGATGTCTGGGGCCTCTCTGGGTTGACGTACACTTCAATTGAACCCACCTCAGCTTTTCTCATGCCAAACAGAGGAACATTTACGAACGATTTAGTGTCTTATTACTGTGCACAAAAACAGGGGAACCAGTGATATTCCTCAAAAGTCTGTTTGGCGATCTTAAGGATAGCCCAGGTCCAAGTCATATCGACTTGATTTTTATGAGTTGTCTTT
This Ctenopharyngodon idella isolate HZGC_01 chromosome 5, HZGC01, whole genome shotgun sequence DNA region includes the following protein-coding sequences:
- the abl1 gene encoding tyrosine-protein kinase ABL1 isoform X2; this encodes MKMLEICLKLVGCKSKKGLSSSSSCYLEEALQRPDFEPPGLSEAARWNSKENLLAGPGENDPNLFVALYDFVASGDNTLSITKGEKLRVLGYNHNGEWCEAQTKNGQGWVPSNYITPVNSLEKHSWYHGPVSRNAAEYLLSSGINGSFLVRESESSPGQRSISLRYEGRVYHYRINTASDGKLYVSSESRFNTLAELVHHHSTVSDGLITTLHYPAPKRNKPTIYGVSPNYDKWEMERTDITMKHKLGGGQYGEVYEGVWKKYSLTVAVKTLKEDTMEVEEFLKEAAVMKEIKHPNLVQLLGVCTREPPFYIITEFMTHGNLLDYLRECNRQEVNAVVLLYMATQISSAMEYLEKKNFIHRDLAARNCLVGENHLVKVADFGLSRLMTGDTYTAHAGAKFPIKWTAPESLAYNKFSIKSDVWAFGVLLWEIATYGMSPYPGIDLSQVYELLEKDYRMDRPEGCPEKVYELMRACWRWNPAERPSFAETHQAFETMFQESSISDEVEKELGKKGKKLTLGPIQQAPELPTKTRTLRRHMDSRDGDSTDAAEAEVAGLPMLPRPLLDSNLNEDDRLLTKDKDKFRMNPFSYIKKKKRTAPAPPKRSSSFGKMDGHLDRRGLGPDCREDFNNGASTNDALHGIDPSRLVGSNSTTVVGVTNGAPAYPGQLFPSHSRKKGTGTTSGNGGKLATTPPSEEDPMSNSKRFLRSSSASSMPPGSERTEWKSVTLPRDIQSSHFDSGTIGGKPALPRKKADCVPRGGTLTPPPRLPKKTEDPSDEVFKDSESSPGSSPLTLTPKLGRRPQTESSKTGALQAELFKPNVFPPLGPAGDECRPRRLKHTSEVPGQRDREKGKFAKPKPAPPPPPVSSAKSGKTSRSPTFDVSSDAKVKGSSEMNPPSPSSTEQGRGSLSQESAKKLPKNTSKVQPPKTSSTSPTGQLPGMGTAVGDSGSNFIPLMTTRRSLRKTRQPSERLSNSCITREMVLESTELLRAAIGRISEQTGSHSAVLEAGKNLSKYCVSYVESIQQMRNKFAFREAINKLENSLRELQICPAATGGANTPQDFSKLLSSVKEISDIVQR
- the abl1 gene encoding tyrosine-protein kinase ABL1 isoform X1; protein product: MGQQPGKLVGDQRRPSLPALPFIKGAGKRETSRQGAQHCNVFTVHEALQRPDFEPPGLSEAARWNSKENLLAGPGENDPNLFVALYDFVASGDNTLSITKGEKLRVLGYNHNGEWCEAQTKNGQGWVPSNYITPVNSLEKHSWYHGPVSRNAAEYLLSSGINGSFLVRESESSPGQRSISLRYEGRVYHYRINTASDGKLYVSSESRFNTLAELVHHHSTVSDGLITTLHYPAPKRNKPTIYGVSPNYDKWEMERTDITMKHKLGGGQYGEVYEGVWKKYSLTVAVKTLKEDTMEVEEFLKEAAVMKEIKHPNLVQLLGVCTREPPFYIITEFMTHGNLLDYLRECNRQEVNAVVLLYMATQISSAMEYLEKKNFIHRDLAARNCLVGENHLVKVADFGLSRLMTGDTYTAHAGAKFPIKWTAPESLAYNKFSIKSDVWAFGVLLWEIATYGMSPYPGIDLSQVYELLEKDYRMDRPEGCPEKVYELMRACWRWNPAERPSFAETHQAFETMFQESSISDEVEKELGKKGKKLTLGPIQQAPELPTKTRTLRRHMDSRDGDSTDAAEAEVAGLPMLPRPLLDSNLNEDDRLLTKDKDKFRMNPFSYIKKKKRTAPAPPKRSSSFGKMDGHLDRRGLGPDCREDFNNGASTNDALHGIDPSRLVGSNSTTVVGVTNGAPAYPGQLFPSHSRKKGTGTTSGNGGKLATTPPSEEDPMSNSKRFLRSSSASSMPPGSERTEWKSVTLPRDIQSSHFDSGTIGGKPALPRKKADCVPRGGTLTPPPRLPKKTEDPSDEVFKDSESSPGSSPLTLTPKLGRRPQTESSKTGALQAELFKPNVFPPLGPAGDECRPRRLKHTSEVPGQRDREKGKFAKPKPAPPPPPVSSAKSGKTSRSPTFDVSSDAKVKGSSEMNPPSPSSTEQGRGSLSQESAKKLPKNTSKVQPPKTSSTSPTGQLPGMGTAVGDSGSNFIPLMTTRRSLRKTRQPSERLSNSCITREMVLESTELLRAAIGRISEQTGSHSAVLEAGKNLSKYCVSYVESIQQMRNKFAFREAINKLENSLRELQICPAATGGANTPQDFSKLLSSVKEISDIVQR